In Pseudoxanthomonas indica, the following are encoded in one genomic region:
- the gp17 gene encoding tail completion protein gp17, translated as MFPPIYQLVAADAACKAVLGTPPRCYFGLAEENAARPYVVWHLAGGSPENLLDGPPPHDHFAGQVDIVADDQTSYIAAVTAVRAALERVGNVTSYNPGGKNAETGRLEYSFDAEFHVTR; from the coding sequence TCTATCAGCTCGTCGCCGCCGACGCAGCCTGCAAGGCAGTGCTGGGGACGCCTCCCCGCTGCTACTTCGGCTTGGCCGAAGAGAACGCGGCGCGCCCCTATGTAGTCTGGCACCTGGCGGGCGGAAGCCCTGAGAACCTGCTGGACGGACCGCCGCCGCATGACCACTTCGCTGGCCAGGTCGACATCGTCGCCGACGACCAGACCAGCTACATCGCCGCAGTCACGGCCGTGCGCGCTGCGCTTGAGCGCGTCGGCAATGTGACCTCGTACAACCCGGGAGGAAAGAACGCCGAAACCGGGCGCCTCGAGTACTCCTTTGACGCTGAGTTCCACGTAACGCGCTGA
- a CDS encoding phage tail tube protein — translation MASTKTKHTTIYVATAAAVATKIVGVRQAGVPDGQASQIDISSWDDDFDQFVSGRKSTGSTTIEVIFDAAAHETLEAKYQSGEVMEFLVLAPASDSAAAVAPTVTASAFAAVTAVDNIKFKGYISNFAVAMADNDVWRGTITIQGTGPRTITKKSP, via the coding sequence ATGGCAAGTACCAAAACCAAACACACCACCATTTACGTCGCCACCGCGGCGGCCGTTGCGACGAAGATCGTCGGCGTCCGCCAGGCCGGCGTCCCCGACGGCCAAGCCTCGCAGATCGACATTTCCAGCTGGGATGATGACTTCGATCAGTTCGTGTCGGGCCGCAAGAGCACCGGCAGCACCACGATCGAGGTGATCTTCGACGCTGCCGCCCACGAAACGCTGGAAGCGAAGTACCAGTCCGGCGAGGTCATGGAATTCCTGGTGCTGGCGCCGGCCAGTGACTCCGCCGCTGCTGTGGCGCCGACCGTCACCGCCAGCGCATTCGCCGCGGTCACCGCTGTCGACAACATCAAGTTCAAGGGCTACATCTCGAACTTTGCCGTTGCCATGGCTGACAACGATGTGTGGCGCGGGACCATCACCATCCAGGGCACTGGCCCGCGCACCATCACCAAGAAATCTCCGTAA